A single region of the Methylocystis echinoides genome encodes:
- a CDS encoding nucleotidyltransferase family protein, which translates to MVFAAGLGTRMRPVTATTPKPLVSVAGRTLLDRALDDFARAGVETAIVNVHHLADQIENHLQARRAPRIVISDERAKLLDQGGGIRKVLPLLGDDPFYISNTDAFWFDAPQSNLIALARAWDASSMDAALLLAPTQGSVGVDWDGDFDLTPEGRIIRRDGPKPYVYSGVGLIKPQLFAKETQDVFKLAPFLFEAAGKGRLYGVVAQGLWLHVGTVAAIEEAERAITAAGG; encoded by the coding sequence ATGGTGTTCGCGGCCGGCCTCGGCACGCGCATGCGGCCTGTCACCGCGACGACGCCGAAGCCGCTGGTCAGCGTCGCCGGCCGCACGCTGCTGGACCGCGCGCTGGATGATTTCGCGCGCGCCGGCGTGGAAACGGCGATCGTCAATGTCCACCATCTCGCCGATCAGATCGAGAACCATTTGCAGGCGCGTCGCGCGCCGCGCATCGTCATATCGGACGAGCGCGCAAAGCTGCTCGATCAGGGCGGCGGCATTCGCAAGGTTCTGCCGCTGCTCGGCGACGATCCGTTTTACATCAGCAACACCGACGCGTTCTGGTTCGACGCGCCCCAGTCGAATCTCATCGCGCTCGCGCGCGCATGGGATGCGTCTTCCATGGACGCAGCGCTGCTGCTGGCGCCGACGCAGGGCAGCGTCGGCGTCGATTGGGACGGCGATTTCGATCTGACGCCCGAGGGCCGCATCATCCGCCGCGACGGGCCAAAGCCCTATGTCTATTCCGGCGTCGGCCTCATCAAGCCGCAGCTTTTTGCGAAGGAGACGCAGGACGTCTTCAAGCTCGCGCCCTTCCTTTTCGAAGCGGCGGGGAAAGGCCGGCTCTACGGCGTCGTGGCGCAGGGCCTTTGGCTGCATGTCGGCACGGTGGCGGCCATTGAAGAAGCGGAGAGGGCGATCACTGCGGCAGGGGGGTGA
- the tsaE gene encoding tRNA (adenosine(37)-N6)-threonylcarbamoyltransferase complex ATPase subunit type 1 TsaE, producing the protein MSEEKTVKTVWRVDVADEAATLALARDVATLLRKGDTLTLAGDLGAGKTTFARAIIRALMKDPAVEAPSPTFTLMQVYESDTARIVHADFYRIDSGAELTGLGWEEEADDAIVLIEWAERAPEVLPADRLDIRLSFTDGENPEARRLTISGHGAFASRLNAFKALREVLRRSGWSDATRHFLMGDASSRAYETLEKPDGARAILMISPPRPDGPPIRYGKPYSAIARLAENVKPFVAIADGLRAQGLSSPEIYGADYDAGLLVVEDLGREGVIDENGPIPERYLEAAAALAHLHAQKLPDTLPVEGAGSYQIPPYDMDALLIETDLLHDWYAPHVKTTVPSGARANFANLWRSALVDIAAAPPTWTLRDYHSPNLIWLPEREGVRKIGMIDFQDCVLGHPAYDMASLGQDARVTVPDDLELKLLAHYARLRRASDESFDMAGFASAYMVLAAQRATKVLGIFARLNQRDGKPHYLAHLPRIEAYLRKCLRHPALAELKSWYEGNLPGLFDKE; encoded by the coding sequence ATGAGCGAGGAAAAGACGGTCAAGACCGTCTGGCGCGTCGACGTCGCCGATGAGGCAGCGACGCTCGCGCTGGCGCGCGACGTCGCCACGCTGCTTCGAAAGGGCGACACGCTGACGCTCGCCGGCGACCTCGGCGCGGGCAAGACGACCTTCGCGCGCGCGATCATCCGGGCGCTGATGAAGGACCCGGCCGTCGAGGCGCCGAGCCCCACATTCACCCTGATGCAGGTCTACGAGAGCGACACGGCGCGCATCGTCCACGCGGATTTCTACCGTATCGATTCCGGCGCCGAACTGACGGGACTCGGCTGGGAGGAAGAGGCCGACGACGCCATCGTCCTCATCGAATGGGCCGAGCGCGCGCCGGAGGTTTTGCCGGCCGACCGTCTCGACATTCGTCTGAGCTTCACCGACGGCGAAAATCCCGAGGCGCGCCGCCTGACGATCTCGGGACATGGCGCCTTTGCGTCGCGGCTCAACGCCTTCAAGGCGCTGCGCGAAGTGTTGCGCAGGTCCGGATGGAGCGACGCGACACGCCATTTCCTGATGGGCGATGCGTCCAGCCGGGCTTATGAAACCCTGGAAAAACCCGACGGCGCGCGTGCGATCCTGATGATCTCGCCGCCGCGTCCCGACGGCCCGCCCATTCGTTACGGCAAGCCCTACAGCGCCATCGCGCGTCTTGCCGAGAATGTGAAGCCCTTCGTCGCCATCGCCGACGGCCTGCGCGCGCAGGGTCTGTCTTCGCCTGAAATCTACGGCGCCGATTACGATGCGGGACTGCTCGTGGTCGAGGACCTCGGCCGCGAGGGGGTCATCGACGAGAACGGGCCGATCCCCGAGCGCTATCTCGAAGCGGCCGCCGCGCTCGCGCATCTCCATGCGCAGAAATTGCCGGATACGCTGCCAGTCGAGGGCGCCGGCAGTTATCAGATTCCGCCCTACGACATGGACGCGCTGCTGATCGAGACCGATCTGCTGCACGACTGGTACGCGCCCCATGTCAAAACGACGGTGCCGTCCGGCGCGCGCGCCAACTTCGCCAATCTGTGGCGCAGCGCGCTCGTCGATATCGCCGCGGCGCCGCCGACCTGGACGCTGCGCGATTATCATTCGCCCAATCTGATCTGGCTTCCCGAACGCGAGGGCGTCCGGAAAATCGGCATGATCGATTTTCAGGACTGTGTCCTTGGCCATCCCGCCTATGACATGGCCTCGCTCGGCCAGGATGCGCGCGTAACGGTGCCGGACGATCTGGAGCTGAAGCTTCTCGCGCACTATGCGCGACTGCGCCGTGCGTCGGACGAAAGCTTCGACATGGCCGGCTTCGCCAGCGCCTATATGGTTCTTGCGGCGCAGCGCGCGACGAAGGTGCTCGGCATTTTCGCGCGTCTCAACCAGCGTGACGGCAAGCCGCATTATCTGGCGCATCTGCCGCGCATCGAGGCCTATCTGAGAAAGTGCCTGAGACATCCGGCGCTGGCTGAGTTAAAATCATGGTATGAAGGCAATCTCCCCGGACTCTTCGACAAAGAGTGA
- a CDS encoding ATP-binding protein — MLRYGRLAGGGRSCLLRWSRAPLYRGGAAVCYALSAAPAFAQAAGVLAPGGADIMGFAFGGGLLLVSALLAVTHIGERNRWRRREAALLTELDDVRARFDRARTFLASEPQAFVVWSGSSAEPEISASALIIDPAAPPRRLLAFGSWLSPQDAKALDAAIDRLRKNGEAFHLPLAGSSGRYFDAEGRAVGGNAVLRIREVSGDRRELVSLRERHAETERTLDGFRAILDAVPTPVWLRDASGKLSYVNNAYVAAVEARDRDDAVARGLELLDKAARDEAAKALAKGATWRARVPAVVAGDRHTLDVTQIAAPVAAALAIDRHEVETVRADLQQQMQSHVRTLDQLPTAVAIFDRSRRLVYNNDAYAKLWSLEARFLDQKPTDGEILDRLRADERVPAEPDYRAWKERLFEAYRATEPVRHTWHLRDGRIVDVVAHPNTQGGVTYLYDDATKAYDLETRFNALNRTQSETLETLREGVAVFAADGRLNFCNPAFARLWRLDPEELVNKPRFEALVAQCRTLHDNAETWDALKGFVTSFNDMREGFTRRIERSDGVVLDCTAQSLLDGAALLTFVDVTADVNVERALTDRNKALLAAEKLRNDFIHHVSYELRSPLNNINGFVHLLGADTTGPLNPRQREYLGYVSKSSAALLAIIDDILDLATMDENAMSLDVSDVDVVATMHAAIEGVQDRLAENSIDVQIVAMDDVGTFPGDAKRVRQILFNLLSNAIGFSSPGQTVTLAAMRRENEIVFKVTDRGRGIPPEVLARVFDRFESHTSGSRHRGVGLGLSIVRAFMEVHGGKVFIDSVPGEGTTVTCVFPAPGAQDERRPAAGEGGAS, encoded by the coding sequence ATGTTGCGATACGGTCGATTGGCTGGCGGTGGACGATCGTGTCTCTTGCGATGGTCGCGCGCCCCGCTTTATCGCGGCGGAGCGGCGGTCTGCTACGCCCTCTCAGCGGCTCCGGCGTTCGCGCAGGCGGCGGGCGTCCTCGCGCCCGGCGGCGCGGATATCATGGGCTTCGCCTTCGGCGGCGGGCTCCTGCTGGTTTCCGCCTTGCTCGCAGTGACCCATATCGGCGAGCGCAACCGATGGCGCCGCCGCGAGGCCGCGCTCCTCACTGAACTGGACGATGTGCGCGCGCGATTCGACCGCGCCCGCACCTTCCTCGCCAGCGAGCCGCAGGCCTTCGTGGTCTGGTCGGGCTCCAGCGCCGAGCCGGAGATCAGCGCCTCGGCCCTCATCATCGACCCGGCCGCGCCGCCGCGCCGCCTGCTGGCGTTCGGGAGCTGGCTCTCGCCGCAGGACGCGAAGGCGCTCGACGCCGCCATCGACCGGCTGCGCAAGAATGGCGAGGCGTTCCATTTGCCGCTCGCGGGTAGTTCCGGCCGCTATTTCGACGCGGAGGGGCGCGCGGTCGGCGGCAACGCCGTGCTGCGCATCCGGGAGGTCTCGGGCGACCGGCGCGAACTCGTCAGTCTGCGCGAGCGCCATGCGGAGACGGAGCGCACGCTTGACGGCTTCCGCGCCATTCTCGACGCCGTGCCGACGCCTGTCTGGCTTCGCGACGCAAGCGGCAAGCTGTCCTACGTCAACAACGCCTATGTCGCCGCCGTGGAGGCGCGGGATCGCGACGACGCCGTCGCGCGCGGGCTCGAGCTGCTCGACAAGGCGGCGCGGGACGAGGCCGCGAAGGCGCTCGCCAAGGGCGCGACATGGCGCGCGCGCGTGCCCGCCGTCGTCGCCGGCGATCGTCACACGCTCGATGTGACGCAGATCGCCGCGCCTGTCGCCGCCGCGCTCGCCATCGACCGTCATGAGGTCGAGACCGTCCGCGCCGATCTCCAGCAGCAGATGCAGTCGCATGTGCGCACGCTGGATCAATTGCCGACGGCGGTCGCGATTTTCGACCGCAGCCGTCGACTCGTCTACAACAACGACGCCTACGCCAAGCTGTGGAGCCTCGAAGCGCGCTTCCTCGACCAGAAGCCGACGGACGGCGAAATTCTCGACCGGCTGCGCGCCGACGAGCGGGTGCCGGCGGAACCGGACTACCGCGCCTGGAAGGAAAGGCTTTTCGAGGCCTATCGCGCCACCGAGCCGGTGCGCCACACCTGGCACCTGCGGGACGGACGCATCGTCGATGTCGTCGCGCATCCCAACACGCAGGGCGGCGTCACCTATCTCTACGACGACGCCACCAAGGCCTATGATCTCGAAACCCGCTTCAACGCGCTGAACCGGACGCAGAGCGAGACGCTGGAGACGCTGCGCGAGGGCGTCGCCGTCTTTGCCGCCGATGGCCGTTTGAACTTCTGCAATCCCGCCTTCGCGCGGCTGTGGCGTCTCGATCCGGAAGAACTCGTCAACAAGCCGCGCTTCGAGGCGCTCGTCGCGCAATGCCGCACGCTGCATGACAACGCCGAGACATGGGACGCGCTCAAGGGCTTCGTCACGAGCTTCAACGACATGCGCGAGGGGTTCACGCGGCGCATCGAGAGAAGCGACGGCGTGGTGCTGGACTGCACGGCGCAATCGCTGCTCGACGGCGCGGCGCTTCTGACCTTCGTCGATGTGACGGCCGACGTGAATGTGGAGCGCGCGCTCACCGACCGCAACAAGGCGCTGCTCGCCGCCGAAAAGCTGCGCAACGACTTCATCCATCACGTCAGCTACGAGCTGCGGTCGCCGCTCAACAACATCAACGGCTTCGTGCATCTTCTGGGCGCCGACACGACGGGCCCGCTCAATCCGCGTCAGCGCGAATATCTCGGCTATGTCAGCAAGTCGTCGGCGGCGCTGCTCGCCATCATCGACGACATTCTCGATCTCGCGACGATGGACGAAAACGCCATGTCGCTCGACGTCTCGGATGTGGACGTCGTCGCGACGATGCATGCGGCGATCGAGGGCGTGCAGGACAGGCTCGCGGAAAATTCCATCGATGTGCAGATCGTCGCCATGGACGATGTCGGGACCTTCCCCGGCGACGCCAAGCGCGTGCGGCAGATCCTGTTCAATCTCCTCTCCAACGCCATCGGCTTCTCGAGCCCGGGGCAGACGGTGACGCTTGCCGCCATGCGGCGCGAGAACGAGATCGTGTTCAAGGTCACCGACCGCGGCCGCGGCATTCCGCCCGAAGTGCTGGCGCGTGTCTTCGATCGCTTCGAGTCGCATACCAGCGGCTCGCGCCATCGCGGCGTCGGCCTTGGCCTTTCCATCGTGCGGGCCTTCATGGAGGTGCACGGCGGCAAGGTGTTCATCGATTCCGTGCCGGGCGAGGGGACGACCGTCACCTGCGTGTTCCCGGCGCCGGGGGCGCAGGATGAAAGGCGGCCCGCCGCCGGCGAGGGAGGCGCGTCATGA